One window of Methylococcus sp. EFPC2 genomic DNA carries:
- the metH gene encoding methionine synthase: MTEHHARSALLRRLLAERILFLDGAMGTMIQRYKLEEKDYRGERFADWPSDIKGNNDLLCLTQPQIIQAIQRAYLEAGADILETNTFNATRIAMADYGMEELVYEINVAAARLARQVADEIEALNPDKPRFVAGVLGPTNRTASMSPDVNDPGFRNVSFHELVDAYYEAASGLVDGGANILLIETIFDTLNAKAAIFAVEKYFDDHGYKLPVMISGTITDASGRTLSGQTTEAFYNSLRHVQPISIGLNCALGAKQLRQYVEELSRIADTHVSAHPNAGLPNEFGEYDESPEAMAKEIADWAENGFLNIIGGCCGTSPAHIKAIHDAVQHFPPRRIPDIQPQCRLAGLEPMNIGPDSLFVNIGERTNVTGSALFRRLIREENYEQALDVARSQVENGAQVIDVNMDEGMLDSKAAMVRFLNLIAAEPDIARVPVMLDSSKWEILEAGLQCIQGKGIVNSISMKEGEEAFLHHAKLARRYGAAVIVMAFDEQGQADTENRKVEICTRAYRLLTELGFPAEDIIFDPNIFAVATGIEEHNNYGVDFIAATRRIKATLPHALISGGVSNVSFSFRGNDAVREAIHAVFLYHAIQAGMSMGIVNAGQLAIYDEIPKELRDAVEDVILNRLSEGTERLLAIADNYRAGGGQAEKKEDLAWRAWPVAKRLEHALVKGIDEYIEEDTEAARQEVERPLHVIEGPLMDGMNVVGDLFGAGKMFLPQVVKSARVMKKAVAHLMPYMEEEKAQLGEVKSNGKIVLATVKGDVHDIGKNIVGVVLQCNGFDVVDLGVMVAAEKILQTARDEKADMVGLSGLITPSLDEMVHVAKEMERQGFKIPLLIGGATTSRAHTAVKIEPHYSQPTVYVTDASRAVGVAGSLLSEELRDDYAARIKAEYEEVRLRHAGRQQHTPMHPIAAARENRFHGNWQDYVPPKPTFIGVRAFERYPLAEIAEFIDWSPFFHTWELAGSYPKILDDEIVGEHARNLFHDAQAMLKLLVEEEWLQANAVIGFFPAQARGDDIVLYTDETRSEELNTLHHLRQQHIKPPGQPNYCLADYVAPADSGRADYVGGFAVTAGIGIEQHLERFAAQHDDYSSILLKALADRLAEAFAELMHKRVRREFWGYAADEHLANEQLIAEEYRGIRPAPGYPACPEHTEKSTLFRLLDAETHTGIQLTESMAMYPASSVSGWYFAHPAARYFNVGKINRDQVEDYAARKGMAVKDAERWLGPNLAYEPE, encoded by the coding sequence ATGACCGAACACCACGCCCGCTCAGCCCTCCTGCGCCGACTCCTTGCCGAGCGCATCCTGTTTCTCGACGGCGCCATGGGCACCATGATCCAGCGCTACAAGCTGGAGGAGAAGGATTACCGGGGCGAACGTTTCGCCGACTGGCCGAGCGACATCAAGGGCAACAACGATCTGCTGTGCCTCACCCAGCCGCAGATCATTCAGGCCATCCAGCGCGCCTACCTTGAAGCCGGGGCGGACATCCTGGAAACCAACACCTTCAATGCCACCCGCATCGCCATGGCCGATTACGGCATGGAAGAACTGGTGTACGAGATCAACGTGGCGGCGGCTCGGCTGGCGCGCCAGGTGGCCGATGAGATCGAAGCGCTAAACCCCGACAAACCGCGCTTCGTCGCAGGTGTCTTAGGGCCGACCAACCGCACGGCCTCCATGTCGCCGGACGTCAACGACCCCGGCTTCCGCAACGTCAGCTTCCATGAGCTGGTCGACGCTTATTACGAGGCGGCCAGCGGCCTGGTCGACGGCGGCGCGAACATCCTGCTGATCGAGACCATCTTCGATACCCTCAACGCCAAGGCGGCGATATTTGCCGTCGAGAAATATTTCGACGACCACGGTTACAAGCTGCCGGTGATGATCTCCGGCACCATCACCGATGCTTCCGGTCGCACCCTGTCCGGCCAGACCACGGAAGCCTTCTATAACTCCCTGCGCCACGTCCAGCCCATCTCCATCGGCCTCAACTGCGCGCTGGGCGCCAAGCAACTGCGCCAATACGTGGAGGAGTTGTCCCGCATCGCCGACACCCACGTCTCCGCCCACCCCAACGCCGGCCTGCCCAACGAATTCGGCGAATACGACGAATCGCCGGAAGCCATGGCCAAGGAAATCGCCGACTGGGCCGAAAACGGCTTTTTGAACATCATCGGCGGCTGCTGCGGCACCAGCCCGGCGCACATCAAGGCCATCCACGACGCCGTCCAGCATTTCCCGCCGCGGCGCATCCCCGACATCCAGCCGCAATGCCGGCTGGCCGGCCTGGAGCCGATGAACATCGGTCCGGACTCACTGTTCGTCAACATCGGCGAACGCACCAACGTGACCGGCTCCGCCCTGTTCCGCCGGCTGATCCGCGAAGAAAACTACGAGCAAGCCCTCGACGTGGCGCGATCACAGGTGGAGAACGGCGCCCAGGTCATCGACGTCAACATGGACGAAGGCATGCTGGACTCCAAGGCCGCCATGGTGCGTTTCCTCAATCTGATCGCCGCGGAACCCGACATCGCCCGCGTGCCTGTCATGCTGGATTCGTCCAAATGGGAGATCCTGGAAGCCGGCCTGCAATGCATACAAGGCAAGGGCATCGTCAACTCCATCTCCATGAAGGAAGGCGAGGAGGCTTTTCTGCACCACGCCAAACTGGCCCGCCGCTATGGCGCGGCGGTCATCGTCATGGCTTTCGACGAGCAGGGCCAGGCCGATACCGAAAACCGCAAGGTGGAGATCTGCACCCGCGCCTATCGCCTGCTGACGGAACTCGGATTCCCGGCCGAAGACATCATCTTCGACCCCAACATCTTCGCCGTCGCCACCGGTATCGAGGAACACAACAATTATGGCGTGGACTTCATCGCAGCCACGAGAAGGATCAAAGCCACCCTGCCCCACGCGTTGATATCCGGCGGCGTGTCCAACGTTTCGTTTTCCTTCCGCGGCAATGATGCCGTCCGCGAGGCCATCCACGCGGTGTTCCTCTACCATGCCATCCAGGCCGGCATGTCCATGGGCATCGTCAATGCCGGACAACTGGCCATTTACGACGAGATCCCAAAGGAACTGCGCGATGCGGTCGAGGATGTCATCCTCAATCGCTTATCCGAAGGCACCGAGCGTCTGCTGGCCATCGCCGACAATTACCGCGCGGGCGGCGGACAGGCCGAGAAAAAGGAGGACCTCGCCTGGCGGGCATGGCCGGTCGCCAAGCGCCTGGAACATGCGCTGGTCAAAGGCATCGATGAATACATCGAGGAAGACACCGAGGCCGCGCGGCAGGAGGTCGAACGGCCGCTGCACGTCATCGAAGGCCCGCTGATGGACGGCATGAACGTGGTCGGCGACCTGTTCGGCGCCGGCAAGATGTTTTTGCCCCAGGTCGTCAAATCCGCCCGCGTGATGAAGAAGGCGGTGGCCCATCTCATGCCTTATATGGAGGAAGAAAAGGCTCAACTCGGCGAGGTCAAGTCCAACGGCAAGATCGTGCTGGCCACGGTCAAGGGCGACGTGCACGACATCGGCAAGAACATCGTCGGCGTGGTGCTGCAATGCAACGGCTTCGACGTGGTCGACCTGGGCGTGATGGTGGCGGCGGAAAAAATCCTGCAAACAGCCCGCGACGAGAAAGCCGACATGGTCGGCCTGAGCGGCCTCATCACGCCTTCCCTGGACGAAATGGTCCACGTCGCCAAGGAGATGGAGCGGCAAGGCTTCAAGATACCGCTGCTGATCGGCGGTGCCACCACCTCGCGCGCCCACACGGCGGTCAAGATAGAGCCGCACTACAGCCAGCCCACCGTCTACGTCACCGACGCCTCCCGCGCCGTGGGCGTTGCCGGCAGCCTGCTGAGCGAGGAATTGCGCGACGACTATGCGGCCCGGATCAAGGCCGAATACGAGGAAGTCCGCCTGCGCCACGCCGGCCGTCAGCAGCACACGCCCATGCATCCCATCGCCGCCGCGCGGGAAAACCGCTTCCACGGCAACTGGCAGGACTATGTCCCGCCCAAGCCAACCTTCATCGGCGTACGGGCGTTCGAGCGCTATCCCTTGGCCGAGATCGCCGAGTTCATCGACTGGTCGCCCTTCTTCCACACCTGGGAACTGGCCGGGAGTTACCCCAAGATACTGGATGACGAAATCGTCGGCGAACACGCCCGCAACCTGTTCCACGACGCCCAGGCCATGCTCAAACTACTCGTCGAGGAGGAATGGCTGCAAGCGAACGCCGTCATCGGATTCTTCCCGGCCCAGGCACGAGGCGATGACATCGTGCTCTACACCGACGAAACCCGGTCGGAAGAGCTGAACACCCTGCACCACTTGCGCCAGCAGCACATCAAGCCGCCTGGCCAGCCGAACTACTGCCTGGCGGACTATGTCGCCCCGGCGGACTCCGGCCGAGCCGATTATGTCGGTGGCTTCGCCGTCACTGCGGGCATCGGCATCGAACAGCATCTGGAACGATTCGCCGCCCAGCACGACGATTACTCCAGTATCCTGCTCAAGGCCCTCGCCGACCGTCTCGCCGAAGCCTTCGCCGAACTGATGCACAAACGCGTAAGGCGGGAGTTCTGGGGCTATGCGGCGGACGAGCACCTGGCCAACGAGCAACTCATCGCCGAGGAATACCGCGGCATCCGCCCCGCTCCCGGTTATCCCGCCTGCCCCGAGCACACGGAAAAATCCACGCTGTTCAGACTCCTTGACGCGGAAACCCATACCGGCATACAACTGACCGAAAGCATGGCCATGTACCCGGCCTCCTCCGTCAGCGGCTGGTACTTCGCCCACCCCGCCGCCCGCTATTTCAACGTCGGCAAGATCAATCGCGACCAGGTGGAAGATTACGCCGCTCGCAAAGGTATGGCCGTAAAGGATGCGGAACGCTGGTTGGGCCCGAACTTGGCCTACGAGCCGGAATAG
- a CDS encoding fatty acid desaturase produces MQNGLLNLSVWELVVAGLVMTHITIASVTIFLHRHQAHRALDLHPVVSHFFRFWLWLTTGMNTREWVAIHRKHHAKCETPDDPHSPQVYGIRKVMLEGAELYRREASDAETLEQFGVGTPADWVERRIYSRFQYLGLVLMLAADLALFGVLGLTIWAVQMIWIPFWAAGVINGLGHYSGYRNFETRDAATNISPLGILIGGEELHNNHHAYPASAKLSYHWWEFDIGWFYIRSLELVRLARVKRCAPKFRIEWNKAVPDYETVMAILQNRVHIITLYSREVILPVLRGEARTASAETRRLFKKARPLMIREYLARGDHLGSDLKSALEASQALATVYRFKQQLKDVWGQASLSQETRLEALRLWCEEAEKSGILCLQNFALMVRGYSLVPTAA; encoded by the coding sequence ATGCAAAATGGTTTACTGAATTTATCCGTCTGGGAACTCGTCGTCGCGGGTCTGGTGATGACCCATATCACCATCGCGAGCGTGACCATCTTTTTACACAGGCATCAAGCGCATAGGGCGCTGGACCTGCACCCCGTCGTAAGCCATTTCTTCCGCTTCTGGCTGTGGCTCACCACCGGCATGAACACAAGGGAATGGGTGGCGATACACCGCAAGCATCACGCCAAATGCGAGACGCCGGACGACCCTCACAGCCCGCAGGTCTACGGCATCCGCAAGGTCATGCTGGAAGGCGCGGAGCTTTATCGGCGAGAGGCCAGCGATGCGGAGACGCTGGAGCAGTTCGGCGTGGGCACTCCGGCCGACTGGGTGGAACGCCGGATTTACTCGCGCTTCCAGTATCTCGGACTAGTCCTCATGCTGGCGGCCGATCTGGCCTTGTTCGGCGTGCTCGGCTTGACGATCTGGGCCGTTCAGATGATCTGGATACCTTTCTGGGCCGCCGGCGTGATCAATGGCTTGGGCCACTATTCCGGTTACCGCAATTTCGAAACCCGGGATGCGGCTACCAACATCTCGCCCTTGGGCATACTCATCGGGGGCGAGGAACTGCACAACAACCACCACGCTTATCCGGCTTCCGCCAAGCTTTCCTATCACTGGTGGGAGTTCGATATCGGCTGGTTCTACATCCGCAGCCTGGAGTTGGTCCGCCTCGCCCGCGTCAAGCGCTGCGCGCCCAAATTCAGGATCGAGTGGAACAAGGCCGTGCCCGACTATGAAACGGTGATGGCGATACTGCAAAATCGCGTACACATCATCACGCTCTATAGCCGGGAGGTGATCCTGCCCGTGCTGCGCGGCGAAGCCCGGACCGCCAGTGCCGAAACCCGCAGGCTGTTCAAGAAGGCACGTCCTTTGATGATCCGGGAATACCTGGCGCGCGGCGACCACCTCGGCAGCGATCTCAAATCCGCGCTGGAAGCGAGCCAGGCCTTGGCGACGGTTTATCGCTTCAAACAACAGTTGAAGGACGTATGGGGCCAGGCCTCGCTGAGTCAGGAAACGCGCCTGGAAGCCCTGCGCCTATGGTGCGAGGAGGCGGAAAAGAGCGGCATCCTATGCCTGCAAAATTTCGCGCTGATGGTGCGTGGCTATTCCCTGGTGCCGACCGCCGCCTGA
- a CDS encoding lipocalin family protein, whose protein sequence is MRLNKPWMRLSGIVVGPLLAGMFAASAWAEVPLKDNSEIVGSWVLESVAPGLNKPKIPENRTWEFRADGTVVTSGFNRHFNRDDTQTTKYQVTDGKIKTDNPGRPGKTLDYTVYEKSGDTLILQGGLEGFYFFKKK, encoded by the coding sequence ATGAGATTGAACAAGCCGTGGATGCGCCTGTCCGGGATCGTGGTGGGGCCGTTGCTGGCTGGGATGTTTGCCGCTTCGGCATGGGCCGAGGTGCCTCTGAAGGATAACAGCGAGATCGTGGGTTCCTGGGTGCTCGAGTCGGTCGCGCCGGGCTTGAACAAGCCCAAGATACCGGAAAACAGGACCTGGGAATTCCGCGCCGACGGCACGGTCGTAACCTCGGGATTCAATCGCCATTTCAACCGCGACGATACCCAGACGACCAAATACCAAGTGACCGACGGCAAGATCAAGACCGACAATCCCGGCCGCCCCGGCAAAACCCTGGATTACACGGTTTATGAAAAATCCGGCGATACCTTGATACTGCAAGGCGGCTTGGAAGGCTTTTATTTCTTCAAGAAAAAATAA
- a CDS encoding enoyl-CoA hydratase-related protein, producing MRILLLSSAYNSLTQHAHVELKALGHWVGVAVGTTADAMREAVHQFQPELVLCPMLAHVIPRDLWERYTFIILHPGIVGDRGGNSLDWAILNEEPEWGVTAVEAAEHVDSGPIWATYEFKMRAASKSSIYRDELTRAAVKAMLVAVRRFESGLFVPAPLDYSRPAVRGRYRPFVKPEEREVDWKCDGVATILRKIRSGDGAPGVLDDIGGMPVYLYGAHEEGTLVGKPGEIIATRHGAICRAAVDGAVWISHLKMKGSQASEYFKLPSAMVVAEQLRGVPEVPLSIHAEPRGATYRDVWYEEHNDVGYVNFRFYNGAMGTDHCRRLEQAVQYASKRPTKVIVLFGGQDFWSNGIHLNLIEAADDPAQESWENINAMDDLVLSLLAATDHLTVAAMYGSAGAGGVMLALAADRVLAREGIVLNPHYKGMGGLYGSEYWTYSLPKRVGAERALQLTEQCLPVSVYDAKTMGLIDDIVIQDDLGHGSFERFRDQIIRVAESLARGEELAAQLARKQAEREAEERVKALAQYRREELEEMKHNFWGEDRSYHLARSAFVRKRPRPAHLKCSAALENACANAQCDEAKQAARNRCALASLGWT from the coding sequence ATGCGCATCCTGTTACTTTCCAGCGCTTATAACAGCCTGACTCAGCACGCCCATGTCGAACTCAAGGCTTTGGGCCATTGGGTCGGCGTGGCGGTCGGCACCACCGCGGATGCCATGCGCGAGGCCGTGCATCAATTCCAGCCCGAGTTGGTGCTGTGTCCGATGCTGGCGCATGTGATTCCCCGCGATCTCTGGGAACGGTATACCTTCATCATCCTCCATCCGGGCATCGTCGGTGATCGCGGCGGCAATTCCCTCGACTGGGCGATACTGAATGAAGAACCGGAATGGGGGGTGACCGCGGTGGAGGCGGCGGAACACGTGGACTCCGGTCCCATTTGGGCGACCTACGAGTTCAAGATGCGGGCGGCGAGCAAGAGCAGCATCTATCGTGACGAACTCACCCGCGCGGCGGTCAAGGCCATGCTGGTCGCCGTGCGGCGCTTCGAGAGCGGCCTCTTCGTGCCGGCGCCGCTCGACTATTCGCGACCGGCCGTGCGCGGGCGCTATCGTCCCTTCGTCAAACCCGAGGAGAGGGAGGTCGACTGGAAATGCGATGGGGTGGCGACCATCCTCAGAAAAATCCGTTCCGGCGATGGCGCTCCCGGCGTACTCGACGACATCGGCGGCATGCCGGTCTATCTCTACGGCGCCCATGAGGAAGGTACGCTGGTCGGCAAGCCCGGTGAAATCATCGCCACGCGGCATGGCGCCATCTGCCGGGCGGCGGTCGACGGCGCGGTCTGGATCTCCCACCTTAAAATGAAGGGATCTCAGGCGAGCGAATATTTCAAGCTTCCGTCCGCCATGGTCGTGGCCGAGCAACTGCGAGGCGTCCCCGAGGTTCCCTTATCCATCCACGCCGAGCCGCGCGGCGCGACTTATCGCGATGTCTGGTACGAGGAGCACAACGACGTCGGCTACGTCAATTTCCGTTTTTACAACGGCGCGATGGGAACCGATCATTGCCGTCGATTGGAACAGGCGGTCCAGTACGCCAGCAAGCGTCCCACCAAGGTGATCGTGCTGTTCGGCGGGCAGGATTTCTGGTCCAACGGCATACACCTTAATCTCATCGAGGCGGCGGACGACCCGGCCCAGGAGTCCTGGGAAAACATCAATGCCATGGACGACCTGGTGCTCAGCTTGCTGGCGGCCACCGATCACCTAACGGTCGCTGCGATGTACGGCAGCGCGGGCGCCGGAGGAGTCATGCTGGCGCTGGCCGCTGACCGCGTGCTGGCACGGGAAGGCATCGTGCTGAATCCGCATTACAAGGGCATGGGAGGCTTGTACGGATCGGAATATTGGACCTACAGCCTGCCGAAACGGGTAGGGGCCGAACGCGCGTTGCAGTTGACCGAGCAATGCTTGCCGGTCAGTGTCTACGATGCCAAGACGATGGGCTTGATCGACGACATCGTGATTCAGGACGATCTGGGGCACGGTAGTTTCGAGCGGTTCAGAGACCAGATCATCCGGGTTGCGGAAAGTCTCGCGCGGGGCGAGGAGCTGGCCGCGCAGCTTGCCCGCAAGCAAGCCGAACGGGAGGCCGAGGAGCGGGTCAAGGCGTTGGCGCAGTACCGGCGCGAAGAACTGGAAGAAATGAAGCATAACTTCTGGGGGGAGGACCGGAGCTACCATCTGGCCCGTTCCGCATTCGTGCGGAAACGGCCCCGCCCCGCCCATCTCAAATGCAGCGCCGCGCTGGAAAACGCCTGCGCCAATGCACAGTGCGATGAAGCAAAACAGGCGGCACGTAACCGATGCGCGCTGGCCTCACTGGGATGGACTTGA
- a CDS encoding sulfatase, translating into MSELKITRRGFLGWTVAGTAAGLSGLSGCGTVRNADREAAGAGATRRSARPPNIVFILADDLGWGDLSIYGRTDYATPNIDKLATQGVRLTQAYSNSSVCTPTRIAYLTGRYQQRLPIGLQEPLGNRKQLRERGQLDRLGLPPDHPTIASLLKAGGYETALVGKWHSGYLPTFSPLKSGFDHFFGIFSGAVDYFTHKDGSGEADLWEDETPVERTGYITDLITRRAIEFLGKASRSKDPFYLSLHYTAPHWPWEGPGDDAVSRRLKSLFHYDGGSIETYGEMVRSLDTGVGEVLATLDSLGLADDTLVVFTSDNGGERFSQIWPFVGSKGGVYEGSNRVPAIVRFPGRLPADRISHQVAATFDWTASLLAVAGVSPHHDYPLDGIDLLPYLAQAGSAAKPLERALFWRIHGQHAARIGDLKYIKLARPEQAQIPGGLAARGTEFLFDLSRDVREQANLKDQRPGDLQRLSAAWEAWNAEVLPEPAAAKP; encoded by the coding sequence ATGAGCGAACTCAAGATCACCCGGCGCGGCTTTTTGGGCTGGACGGTGGCAGGTACGGCGGCGGGACTGAGCGGCTTATCCGGTTGTGGGACCGTACGGAACGCCGACCGGGAGGCCGCAGGAGCAGGAGCGACAAGACGTTCCGCGCGGCCTCCCAACATCGTGTTTATCCTCGCCGACGATCTGGGCTGGGGTGATTTGAGCATCTACGGACGCACCGACTACGCCACTCCCAACATCGACAAGCTCGCCACGCAAGGTGTGCGGCTGACCCAGGCCTATTCGAATTCGTCGGTCTGCACCCCGACCCGCATCGCCTACCTGACCGGCCGTTATCAGCAGCGCTTGCCGATCGGGTTGCAGGAGCCGCTGGGCAACCGCAAGCAGTTGCGGGAACGGGGCCAGTTGGACCGGTTGGGGCTGCCACCCGACCATCCCACGATTGCCTCCTTGCTAAAGGCCGGGGGCTATGAGACCGCGCTGGTCGGCAAGTGGCACTCGGGTTATCTACCGACCTTCAGCCCACTGAAGAGCGGCTTCGATCACTTTTTCGGCATCTTCAGCGGTGCCGTCGACTACTTCACCCACAAGGATGGCAGCGGCGAGGCCGATCTGTGGGAGGACGAGACGCCGGTGGAGCGGACCGGATACATCACCGATCTCATCACCCGGCGGGCCATCGAATTTCTTGGCAAAGCATCGCGTTCGAAAGACCCGTTTTATCTCAGCCTGCACTACACGGCGCCGCACTGGCCCTGGGAAGGGCCCGGGGACGATGCGGTCAGCCGCAGACTGAAAAGCCTGTTCCACTATGACGGCGGATCCATCGAAACCTATGGAGAAATGGTCCGCTCACTCGATACCGGTGTGGGCGAAGTGCTCGCAACCTTGGATAGTCTCGGACTGGCCGATGATACCCTTGTGGTGTTCACCAGCGACAACGGCGGCGAACGGTTTTCGCAAATCTGGCCCTTCGTGGGCAGCAAGGGCGGCGTATACGAGGGCAGCAACCGGGTACCGGCCATCGTGCGTTTTCCCGGGCGGTTGCCGGCTGACCGGATCAGCCATCAAGTCGCCGCCACCTTCGACTGGACGGCGAGTCTGCTGGCCGTCGCCGGCGTGTCCCCTCATCACGACTATCCGCTGGACGGCATCGATCTGTTACCTTATCTCGCTCAAGCCGGCTCGGCCGCAAAACCCCTAGAGCGCGCCCTGTTCTGGCGCATCCACGGCCAACACGCGGCGCGCATAGGCGACCTGAAATACATCAAGCTGGCCCGACCCGAGCAGGCACAAATACCGGGCGGACTTGCCGCGCGCGGAACGGAATTTCTGTTCGATCTGTCCAGGGACGTACGAGAACAGGCCAACCTGAAGGACCAACGCCCCGGCGATCTGCAACGCCTCAGCGCCGCTTGGGAGGCCTGGAATGCCGAAGTCCTTCCGGAACCCGCGGCGGCCAAGCCGTAA
- a CDS encoding zinc-dependent alcohol dehydrogenase family protein, with product MKAMILSRLAGPDESPCPLTLADWPKPEPEAGEVLIKVTVCGVCHTELDEIEGRTPPPQLPVILGHQAVGRIVAVGSGVDSRRVGNRVGVAWIHSACGVCAYCQSGNENLCPRFLATGRDRHGGYAEYMTAPADFVYAVPPTLSDQDAAPLLCAGAVGYRSLRLTGLENGRTLGLTGFGASAHLVLMMARHRYPDSRVLVFARSPEERAFALELGASWAGDSEDEPPEPCAAIIDTTPVWKTVVCALKNLAPGGRLVINAIRKQEGDKTALLDIDYSEHLWMEKEIKSVANVARRDVSEFLAYAAEMALRPEVEIYPLEDANRALYELKSRRIRGAKVLQIG from the coding sequence ATGAAGGCCATGATACTGAGCCGTCTCGCCGGTCCGGATGAAAGTCCGTGTCCCTTGACGCTGGCGGATTGGCCTAAACCCGAACCCGAGGCGGGCGAGGTGCTGATCAAGGTGACGGTCTGCGGCGTCTGCCACACCGAACTGGACGAAATCGAGGGTCGCACGCCGCCGCCCCAACTTCCGGTGATCTTGGGCCACCAGGCGGTAGGACGCATCGTCGCCGTCGGCTCCGGCGTCGATAGCCGCAGGGTCGGGAACCGGGTCGGTGTGGCCTGGATCCATTCGGCCTGCGGCGTTTGCGCTTATTGCCAATCCGGCAACGAGAATTTGTGTCCGCGATTTCTGGCCACCGGGCGCGACAGGCACGGCGGCTACGCCGAATACATGACCGCTCCGGCCGATTTCGTCTACGCCGTCCCGCCAACGCTGTCCGACCAGGACGCCGCGCCCCTGCTGTGCGCGGGCGCCGTCGGCTACCGTTCCCTGCGGCTGACCGGCCTGGAAAACGGGCGGACACTGGGCCTCACCGGTTTCGGCGCATCCGCCCATCTGGTTCTGATGATGGCGCGCCATCGTTATCCCGATTCCCGGGTCTTGGTGTTCGCCCGCAGCCCGGAGGAACGGGCGTTCGCCCTGGAACTGGGCGCCAGCTGGGCCGGCGACAGCGAAGACGAGCCGCCCGAGCCCTGCGCCGCCATCATAGACACCACGCCGGTGTGGAAAACCGTGGTTTGCGCCTTGAAAAACCTAGCCCCCGGCGGGCGCCTGGTGATCAATGCGATCCGCAAACAGGAAGGCGACAAAACCGCCTTGCTGGATATCGATTATTCCGAGCACCTGTGGATGGAAAAGGAGATCAAGTCTGTCGCCAACGTCGCGCGGCGGGACGTGAGCGAGTTCCTGGCATACGCCGCCGAAATGGCTTTGCGACCCGAAGTCGAGATCTATCCGCTGGAAGACGCCAACCGGGCGTTATACGAATTGAAATCCCGCCGCATACGCGGCGCCAAGGTGTTGCAGATCGGCTAG
- a CDS encoding cytochrome c, with translation MKLIKSIIAAPLLIVASGICLQARAEPAHQHDAHTEAETAHHHDTPAEAAPAHHTHTETVAEHHHDAQTEAAPHHHHASGHHWSAPKAAQKRRNPVAADEVSIKQGETLFQTHCSSCHGVGGEGNGPAAAGLETPPTDLKAMASHHSDGDLAWKIGEGRGLMPGWKAQLQAPEIWSLVNYIKQLPRR, from the coding sequence ATGAAACTCATCAAATCCATCATCGCAGCGCCCCTGTTGATCGTCGCGTCCGGAATCTGCCTCCAGGCACGGGCCGAACCGGCACATCAACACGATGCACATACCGAAGCAGAGACAGCGCACCACCATGACACGCCCGCCGAAGCGGCGCCGGCACATCATACTCATACCGAAACGGTGGCGGAACATCACCACGATGCGCAGACCGAAGCCGCGCCCCATCATCATCACGCCTCGGGACATCACTGGTCGGCCCCGAAGGCTGCGCAGAAACGGCGCAATCCGGTCGCAGCGGACGAAGTATCCATCAAGCAGGGCGAAACGCTGTTTCAAACCCATTGCTCCAGCTGCCATGGCGTAGGGGGAGAAGGCAACGGCCCGGCCGCCGCCGGGCTCGAAACCCCGCCGACCGACCTGAAGGCTATGGCCTCCCATCACTCCGACGGCGACCTGGCCTGGAAGATCGGCGAAGGCCGCGGCCTCATGCCCGGTTGGAAGGCACAGCTCCAAGCACCGGAAATCTGGAGCCTGGTCAACTACATCAAGCAGTTGCCCAGGCGTTGA
- a CDS encoding CHRD domain-containing protein yields MFKRSCLAFFLPLLLTAGGASASEIYQATLSGAAEASPNASPGTGTALVSFDEVAHTLTVDVSFAGLLAGNTAAHIHCCTAVPGTGTAGVATTTPTFTGFPTGTTSGSYTHTFDLTQDTSWNSSFITSHGGTVGGAEAALGAGLAAGQAYFNIHSSLFPGGEIRGFLTAVPLPGSLSMLGLGVSALLVLAKRRTGVLPN; encoded by the coding sequence ATGTTCAAGCGTTCGTGTCTTGCATTCTTTTTACCCTTGCTTTTGACGGCCGGTGGGGCGTCGGCCAGCGAAATCTATCAAGCGACTCTGAGCGGCGCCGCCGAAGCGTCGCCCAACGCCTCGCCCGGCACCGGAACGGCCTTGGTAAGCTTTGACGAAGTGGCCCACACGCTAACGGTCGACGTGAGTTTCGCGGGTCTGCTCGCCGGCAACACCGCCGCGCATATCCATTGCTGCACCGCCGTACCAGGGACGGGAACGGCCGGAGTCGCGACGACCACGCCGACCTTCACGGGATTTCCTACAGGAACTACGAGTGGCTCCTATACCCACACGTTCGACCTGACTCAGGATACGAGTTGGAATTCGTCATTCATCACCTCACACGGCGGCACTGTCGGCGGCGCCGAAGCCGCGCTGGGTGCCGGACTGGCCGCCGGCCAAGCATACTTCAACATCCACAGCAGCCTGTTTCCCGGGGGAGAAATCCGCGGTTTCCTCACGGCGGTACCCTTGCCGGGTAGCTTGTCCATGTTGGGTCTGGGCGTGAGCGCCTTGTTGGTCCTCGCCAAACGGCGCACTGGAGTTCTCCCGAACTAA